In the genome of Falsirhodobacter halotolerans, one region contains:
- the ctaA gene encoding heme A synthase, with product MAKRSIFEDVGEGAARDVPRSGGIDRGTGGARGAIRIWLVVLFVLVAAMVVVGGLTRLSDAGLSITEWKPVTGAIPPLSAAHWMAEFDLYRQSPQYQIMNEGMTLAQFKTIYWWEWAHRFLGRFVGLVWALGFVGFWVAGKIPAGWKGRLFLIGVLGGLQGVIGWWMVSSGLEDGMVTVQSYRLATHLGLAFIILGFLAWYALLLGRPEGALLQARRVREGKLFSMSTGLMHFAFLQILLGALVAGIDAGRGFPTWPLMNGSFFPADAFYVPDGAVWRAFFENPGLVQFVHRMAAYLLFAFGVVVWLRGRKSAHAATRRAFHIVFAVLIGQVVLGIFTALTAAHLHVAITHQLGAIFLWVAIIRARYLSQYPRVATIRGRV from the coding sequence ATGGCGAAACGCAGCATATTCGAAGATGTGGGCGAGGGGGCGGCGCGCGATGTGCCCCGTTCGGGCGGCATCGACCGTGGAACGGGTGGCGCGCGGGGGGCGATCCGCATCTGGCTGGTGGTGTTGTTCGTTCTGGTGGCCGCGATGGTCGTGGTGGGCGGATTGACCCGCCTGTCGGATGCGGGCCTGTCGATCACGGAATGGAAGCCGGTCACGGGGGCGATCCCGCCCTTGTCCGCCGCGCATTGGATGGCGGAGTTCGATCTTTACCGCCAAAGCCCGCAATATCAGATCATGAACGAGGGCATGACCCTGGCCCAGTTCAAGACCATCTATTGGTGGGAATGGGCGCACCGGTTCCTCGGGCGCTTTGTCGGGCTGGTCTGGGCGCTGGGCTTTGTCGGCTTCTGGGTGGCGGGAAAGATCCCGGCGGGCTGGAAGGGGCGTCTGTTCCTGATCGGGGTGCTGGGTGGCCTTCAAGGGGTGATCGGGTGGTGGATGGTGTCCTCGGGGCTGGAAGACGGCATGGTGACCGTCCAGAGCTATCGTCTGGCGACGCATCTGGGGCTGGCCTTCATCATCCTTGGCTTCCTTGCGTGGTATGCGCTGCTACTGGGTCGGCCCGAGGGGGCGCTGCTGCAGGCGCGGCGGGTGCGGGAGGGCAAGCTGTTCTCCATGTCCACCGGCCTGATGCACTTCGCCTTCCTGCAGATTTTGCTGGGGGCGCTGGTGGCGGGTATCGACGCCGGGCGCGGCTTCCCGACATGGCCGTTGATGAACGGATCCTTCTTTCCCGCCGACGCCTTCTATGTGCCGGATGGCGCCGTTTGGCGGGCGTTCTTCGAGAATCCGGGACTGGTGCAGTTCGTGCATCGCATGGCGGCCTATCTGCTGTTCGCCTTCGGGGTGGTGGTCTGGCTGCGGGGGCGCAAATCGGCCCATGCCGCGACGCGCCGCGCGTTCCACATCGTGTTCGCCGTGCTGATCGGGCAGGTGGTGCTGGGCATCTTCACCGCGCTGACGGCGGCGCATCTGCATGTGGCGATCACCCACCAGCTGGGGGCGATCTTCCTGTGGGTCGCGATCATCCGCGCGCGCTATCTGTCGCAATATCCGCGTGTCGCCACGATCAGAGGAAGGGTGTGA
- a CDS encoding Lrp/AsnC family transcriptional regulator: MTARLDEIDRKILAELQRDSSQSLDDIARKVGSSKTPVWNRIRRMRETGVILGQTALLDAESLGLEACFFVLIRTSEHDGEWQRKFLTVLRERPEVLEAHRLAGEVDYIVKVRVENARAYDRFYQALISQVKIHNVTALLSMEEIKHTTVLPVGLEGAGKGA, encoded by the coding sequence ATGACGGCCCGTCTGGACGAGATCGACCGGAAGATCCTTGCCGAGTTGCAGCGGGATTCGTCCCAGTCGCTGGACGACATTGCGCGCAAGGTCGGCAGTTCAAAGACGCCGGTCTGGAATCGCATTCGCCGCATGCGCGAAACGGGGGTGATCCTGGGGCAGACCGCGCTGCTGGACGCGGAATCGCTTGGGCTGGAGGCGTGTTTCTTCGTGTTGATCCGCACGTCCGAACATGATGGGGAATGGCAGCGGAAGTTTCTGACGGTTCTGCGCGAACGCCCCGAGGTGCTGGAGGCCCACCGTCTGGCGGGGGAGGTCGATTACATCGTCAAGGTGCGGGTGGAGAACGCCCGCGCCTATGACCGCTTCTACCAGGCGCTGATTTCCCAGGTGAAGATCCACAACGTCACGGCCCTGTTGTCGATGGAGGAGATCAAGCACACGACTGTGCTCCCGGTCGGCCTTGAAGGGGCGGGGAAGGGGGCCTAG
- the cobA gene encoding uroporphyrinogen-III C-methyltransferase: MTQSQPPILPVAFVGAGPGAAEMLTLGALRAIEGADVVIHDRLVGPEVLALIPAHVTRVDVSKEGFGPSTPQSAINALIVGHALTGARVVRLKGGDPGIFGRLDEEMTALEAHGIPFRVLPGLTSATVAAAAIGQSLTQRGRNRGLRIVTGHDMDGFADQDWAALARTGEVAAIYMGKKASRFIQGRLMMHGAAPTTPVTLVENASRADQRVVSATLATLADEAGCLNGPAILLYGLAPRAAVHALTDLNEATG; this comes from the coding sequence ATGACCCAGTCCCAGCCCCCGATCCTTCCCGTCGCCTTCGTCGGCGCGGGCCCCGGCGCGGCCGAGATGCTGACCCTGGGGGCCCTGCGCGCGATCGAAGGGGCGGATGTGGTGATCCATGACCGCCTGGTCGGGCCGGAGGTTCTGGCCCTGATCCCCGCCCACGTCACCCGTGTCGATGTCAGCAAAGAGGGATTCGGCCCCTCCACCCCGCAAAGCGCGATCAACGCGCTGATTGTGGGCCATGCGCTGACGGGCGCGCGCGTCGTGCGGCTGAAGGGTGGCGATCCCGGCATTTTCGGCCGTCTGGATGAGGAAATGACCGCGCTGGAGGCGCACGGCATTCCGTTCCGTGTCCTGCCGGGCCTCACCTCGGCCACGGTGGCCGCCGCCGCCATCGGCCAAAGCCTGACGCAGCGCGGGCGCAACCGCGGCCTGCGCATCGTGACGGGGCACGACATGGACGGGTTCGCCGATCAGGATTGGGCGGCGCTGGCCCGGACGGGCGAGGTCGCGGCGATCTACATGGGCAAGAAGGCCAGCCGCTTTATCCAAGGCCGCTTGATGATGCATGGCGCGGCCCCCACCACCCCCGTGACGCTGGTCGAAAACGCCTCCCGCGCCGATCAGCGCGTGGTGTCCGCCACGCTCGCCACACTTGCGGACGAGGCGGGCTGCCTGAACGGCCCCGCCATCCTTCTCTACGGCCTCGCCCCCCGCGCGGCTGTCCACGCCCTGACCGATCTGAACGAGGCCACCGGATGA
- a CDS encoding DUF2849 domain-containing protein: MSRKFSPKVVTANDLLVGDVVYFTAADQWTRNHTEAELIEDEAHAQIRLLDASAQRNVIVGAYLADARAGDHGPEPVHFREVFRTRGPSNYAMGKQVGERPGPRS, translated from the coding sequence ATGAGCCGGAAGTTTTCCCCCAAAGTCGTGACCGCCAACGATCTGCTGGTCGGCGATGTCGTCTATTTCACCGCCGCCGACCAATGGACCCGCAACCACACGGAGGCGGAGCTGATCGAGGATGAGGCCCACGCCCAGATCCGCCTTCTGGACGCCAGCGCCCAGCGCAACGTGATCGTCGGCGCCTATCTGGCCGATGCCCGGGCGGGCGATCACGGCCCCGAACCCGTCCATTTCCGCGAGGTGTTCCGCACCCGCGGCCCGTCGAACTATGCCATGGGAAAACAGGTGGGCGAACGGCCCGGCCCCCGCAGCTGA
- a CDS encoding nitrite/sulfite reductase — MYSYNDFDEAFVRARVAQFSQQVARRIDGSLTEDEFKPLRLMNGLYLQLHAYMLRVAIPYGTLNSRQMRQLAHIGRTWDKGYGHFTTRQNIQFNWPVLSDVPAILSALADVEMHAIQTSGNCVRNVTADHFAGAAADEIEDPRPYAELLRQWSTDHPEFQFLPRKFKIAITGSPNDRAVTKAHDIGLRMVRNGRGEPGFEVLVGGGLGRTPMIGQIVREFLPVADLLPYVEAILSVYNMLGRRDNKYKARIKITLHETGRDEIRRLVEERFAEIRPEFHGHDQALLDDIRAAFAPPAFRNAPVDAHTAAQVAPAYRAWADTNLTRHRNDQYAIVTVSLKAHGDTPGDATSDQMDVLADLARRFGHDELRISHEQNVILPHVHKSDLPEVYAALKAAGLATANVGLISDIIACPGMDYCALATARSIPVAQDIATRFDDLKLEHDIGPLKIKISGCINACGHHHVGHIGILGLDRAGVENYQITLGGDGTETAVIGERAGPGFAYDEIVPAIERLVLAYLDQREGPEETFLAAYRRLGLAPFKAALYPAEGAQDAA, encoded by the coding sequence ATGTACAGCTACAACGATTTCGACGAAGCGTTCGTGCGCGCTCGCGTCGCCCAGTTCAGCCAGCAAGTCGCCCGCCGCATCGACGGCAGCCTGACCGAGGACGAGTTCAAGCCGCTGCGGCTGATGAACGGCCTCTATCTGCAGCTTCACGCCTATATGCTGCGGGTCGCGATCCCGTATGGCACGCTGAACAGCCGCCAGATGCGGCAACTGGCCCATATCGGACGGACGTGGGACAAGGGCTATGGCCATTTCACCACGCGCCAGAACATCCAGTTCAACTGGCCCGTCCTGTCCGACGTGCCCGCGATCCTGTCCGCCCTGGCCGATGTCGAAATGCACGCGATCCAGACCTCAGGCAACTGCGTCCGCAACGTCACGGCGGACCACTTCGCCGGTGCCGCGGCGGATGAGATCGAGGACCCCCGCCCCTATGCGGAGTTGCTGCGCCAATGGTCCACCGACCACCCGGAGTTCCAGTTCCTGCCGCGCAAGTTCAAGATCGCCATCACCGGCAGCCCCAACGACCGCGCCGTGACCAAGGCGCATGACATCGGCCTGCGCATGGTCCGCAATGGCCGGGGCGAGCCGGGGTTCGAGGTGCTGGTGGGCGGCGGTCTTGGCCGCACGCCGATGATCGGCCAGATCGTGCGGGAATTCCTGCCCGTGGCCGACCTGCTGCCGTATGTCGAGGCGATCCTGTCGGTCTACAACATGCTGGGCCGCCGCGACAACAAATACAAGGCGCGGATCAAGATCACCCTGCACGAAACCGGCCGCGACGAGATCCGCCGCTTGGTGGAGGAACGGTTTGCCGAAATCCGTCCCGAGTTCCACGGCCACGATCAGGCCCTGCTGGACGACATCCGCGCGGCCTTCGCCCCGCCCGCCTTCCGCAACGCACCCGTCGACGCGCATACGGCAGCGCAGGTGGCCCCCGCCTATCGCGCATGGGCCGACACGAACCTGACCCGCCACCGCAACGACCAGTATGCCATCGTGACGGTCAGCCTGAAGGCGCATGGCGACACGCCGGGCGATGCGACGTCGGACCAGATGGACGTGCTGGCCGATCTGGCCCGGCGCTTCGGCCATGACGAGCTGCGGATCAGCCATGAGCAGAACGTCATCCTGCCGCATGTCCACAAATCCGACCTGCCCGAGGTTTATGCCGCGCTGAAGGCCGCGGGGCTGGCCACGGCCAATGTCGGGCTCATCTCCGACATCATCGCCTGCCCCGGCATGGATTACTGCGCGCTGGCGACCGCACGGTCGATTCCCGTGGCGCAAGACATCGCCACCCGCTTCGACGACCTGAAGCTGGAGCATGACATCGGTCCGTTGAAGATCAAGATCTCGGGCTGCATCAACGCCTGCGGGCACCATCACGTCGGCCATATCGGGATTCTGGGCCTCGACCGCGCGGGGGTGGAGAACTATCAGATCACCCTTGGCGGCGACGGCACCGAAACCGCCGTCATCGGCGAGCGCGCCGGGCCGGGCTTCGCCTATGACGAGATCGTACCCGCCATCGAACGTCTGGTGCTCGCCTATCTGGACCAGCGCGAGGGGCCGGAGGAAACCTTCCTCGCCGCCTATCGCCGTCTGGGCCTCGCGCCGTTCAAGGCCGCCCTCTATCCGGCGGAAGGGGCGCAGGATGCGGCATGA
- a CDS encoding phosphoadenylyl-sulfate reductase, with amino-acid sequence MRHEPIAQRAEHLNHRYRNHAAISVMELALRDHDVGQTALVSSFGAESVVLLHMVSVLDPDLPVLFIDTQMLFMETLTYQKDVADKLGLTNIQTIRADPAAVEFDDPDGTLHQFNTDACCALRKTIPLERALAPYDAWITGRKRFQSGTRAELPFFEPETDTRLKINPLAMWGREDVEDYIINNRLPRHPLVAKGYPSIGCAPCTSPVKPGEDPRAGRWRGSQKTECGIHFVNGKPVRIGKEDAA; translated from the coding sequence ATGCGGCATGAGCCGATCGCACAGCGGGCGGAGCATCTGAACCACCGCTACCGCAATCACGCGGCGATCTCGGTCATGGAATTGGCCTTGCGGGATCACGACGTGGGGCAGACGGCGCTGGTCTCGTCCTTCGGGGCGGAATCGGTGGTGCTTTTGCATATGGTGTCGGTGCTGGATCCCGACCTGCCGGTGCTGTTCATCGACACGCAGATGCTGTTCATGGAAACCCTGACCTATCAGAAGGATGTCGCGGACAAGCTGGGTCTGACCAACATCCAGACCATCCGCGCCGATCCGGCGGCGGTGGAGTTCGACGACCCCGACGGCACATTGCACCAGTTCAACACCGACGCCTGCTGCGCCCTGCGCAAGACGATCCCGCTGGAACGCGCCCTCGCCCCCTATGACGCGTGGATCACGGGGCGGAAGCGGTTCCAATCCGGCACCCGCGCGGAATTGCCGTTCTTCGAACCCGAGACGGACACGCGCCTGAAGATCAACCCGCTGGCGATGTGGGGACGCGAGGATGTCGAGGATTACATAATCAACAACCGCCTGCCGCGCCATCCGCTGGTCGCCAAGGGCTATCCTTCGATCGGATGCGCGCCCTGCACCAGCCCCGTGAAACCGGGCGAGGATCCCCGTGCGGGTCGCTGGCGGGGCAGCCAGAAAACCGAATGCGGCATTCATTTCGTGAACGGCAAACCCGTTCGCATCGGAAAGGAGGACGCGGCATGA
- a CDS encoding DUF934 domain-containing protein — MSVIVTDRGFAPDDFTGPVTPLAEWTGGAVDLANTDDPTGLDLGSIPMIRVAFPSSTDGRGFTLAARLRRMGYAGRLRAAGHVIADQYAMARRAGFDEVEISDDLAARQPEDQWQFRADWHAHDYQSRLRA; from the coding sequence ATGAGCGTCATCGTCACGGATCGGGGCTTTGCCCCCGACGATTTCACCGGCCCCGTCACCCCGCTTGCCGAATGGACCGGGGGCGCCGTCGATCTGGCGAACACGGACGACCCCACGGGGCTGGACCTTGGGTCCATCCCAATGATCCGCGTGGCCTTCCCCTCCTCGACGGACGGGCGCGGCTTCACCCTTGCCGCCCGCCTGCGCCGCATGGGCTATGCGGGCCGCCTGCGGGCCGCGGGCCACGTCATCGCCGACCAATACGCCATGGCCCGTCGCGCAGGCTTTGACGAGGTGGAGATTTCCGACGACCTCGCCGCGCGCCAGCCGGAGGATCAGTGGCAGTTCCGCGCGGATTGGCACGCCCACGACTATCAATCCCGCCTGCGCGCCTGA
- a CDS encoding ferredoxin--NADP reductase, translated as MTESAMTLTQPAPAAKASPDTQTVTSVTHWTDSLFSFRTTRPQSLRFRSGEFVMIGLPGDNGKPIMRAYSIASPNWDEELEFYSIKVPDGPLTSRLQNIKEGDQIILRPKPVGTLVHDALLPGKRVWFLATGTGFAPFASLMRDPETYEKFDEVIMMHTCRTAEELTYGRELVEGLEQDELFGEIVAGKLRYYPTTTREDSPLMGRITDNLASGKVFTDLGLDPMDPATDRAMVCGSLAFNQDVMKVLEGFGLHEGANSEPREYVVEKAFVGDGV; from the coding sequence ATGACCGAGAGCGCCATGACCCTGACCCAACCCGCCCCCGCCGCCAAGGCCTCCCCCGACACGCAGACGGTGACCTCGGTCACGCACTGGACCGATTCGCTGTTCTCCTTCCGCACCACGCGGCCCCAGTCCCTGCGTTTCCGGTCGGGAGAGTTCGTGATGATCGGCCTTCCGGGCGACAACGGCAAACCGATCATGCGCGCCTATTCCATCGCCTCCCCCAACTGGGACGAGGAGCTGGAATTCTACTCCATCAAGGTGCCGGACGGCCCGCTGACCTCCCGCCTGCAGAACATCAAGGAAGGCGACCAGATCATCCTGCGCCCGAAACCCGTGGGGACGCTGGTCCATGACGCGCTTCTGCCGGGCAAACGGGTGTGGTTTCTGGCCACCGGCACGGGCTTTGCCCCCTTCGCCAGCCTGATGCGCGACCCGGAAACCTATGAGAAGTTCGACGAGGTCATCATGATGCACACCTGCCGCACGGCGGAAGAGCTGACCTATGGCCGCGAACTGGTCGAAGGGCTGGAACAGGATGAGCTGTTCGGCGAGATCGTGGCGGGCAAGCTGCGCTACTATCCCACCACCACACGGGAAGATTCGCCGCTGATGGGCCGCATCACCGACAACCTCGCCTCGGGCAAGGTCTTCACCGATCTGGGTCTGGATCCGATGGACCCCGCCACCGACCGCGCGATGGTCTGCGGATCGCTGGCGTTCAATCAGGACGTGATGAAGGTGCTGGAAGGCTTCGGCCTGCACGAAGGGGCCAATTCCGAACCGCGCGAATACGTGGTGGAAAAGGCCTTCGTGGGCGACGGGGTTTAA
- the infC gene encoding translation initiation factor IF-3, with protein sequence MGADGENVGVVTPARAMVMAADAGLDLVEISPNAEPPVCKIMDFGKFKYETQKREAEARKKQHVIEIKEIKFRPGTDTHDYDVKMRSVLKFLGEGDKVKVTLRFRGREMAHQDLGLDLLNRVAADVNAAEAGKVESMPKLEGRQMVMMIGPTK encoded by the coding sequence ATCGGTGCCGATGGCGAAAACGTCGGCGTCGTCACGCCGGCGCGCGCCATGGTGATGGCCGCCGATGCCGGCCTCGACCTGGTGGAAATCTCGCCCAATGCGGAACCGCCGGTCTGCAAGATCATGGACTTCGGCAAGTTCAAGTACGAGACGCAGAAGCGCGAGGCCGAGGCCCGCAAGAAGCAGCACGTCATCGAGATCAAGGAAATCAAGTTCCGCCCCGGCACCGACACGCATGATTACGACGTGAAGATGCGGTCGGTCCTGAAGTTCCTTGGCGAAGGCGACAAGGTGAAGGTCACCCTGCGCTTCCGTGGTCGCGAAATGGCCCACCAGGATCTCGGCCTCGATCTGCTGAACCGCGTTGCCGCCGACGTGAACGCGGCGGAAGCGGGCAAGGTCGAATCGATGCCGAAGCTGGAGGGCCGCCAGATGGTCATGATGATCGGCCCGACCAAGTAA
- a CDS encoding lysozyme inhibitor LprI family protein: MFRISALALAFLPLPALAQAPVCNTDGTQAEMSQCAGDDYAAADAALNTAYDGAMERLRAVDAGLEEPLRGGEDALRAAQRAWITYRDKGCAAEAWINAGGSIQPMVEAQCRTRLTEDRTRELDEIARPM, translated from the coding sequence ATGTTCAGAATTTCAGCACTTGCCTTGGCGTTTTTGCCGTTGCCCGCTTTGGCGCAGGCCCCTGTCTGCAACACCGACGGCACGCAGGCCGAGATGAGCCAATGCGCGGGCGACGATTACGCGGCGGCGGATGCGGCGCTGAACACCGCCTATGACGGCGCGATGGAGCGTCTGCGCGCGGTGGATGCGGGGCTGGAGGAACCTTTGCGCGGCGGCGAGGATGCCTTGCGCGCGGCGCAGCGGGCGTGGATCACCTATCGCGACAAGGGATGTGCGGCGGAGGCGTGGATCAATGCGGGCGGATCGATCCAGCCGATGGTCGAGGCGCAGTGCCGCACGCGTCTGACCGAGGACCGGACGCGCGAACTGGATGAGATCGCGCGCCCGATGTGA
- the pyrC gene encoding dihydroorotase: MTHSLAILRPDDWHLHLRDGAMLNAVLPETARHFARAIIMPNLIPPVVTAADAAAYRDRIMAALPEGAAFEPLMTLYLTEQTDPADLRAAVESGLVKAVKLYPAGATTNSHGGVRDFDRVRGVLETMADLGTPLCIHGEVTTPEVDIFDREAVFIDTVLDPLRRATPGLRVVMEHITTAQGVAYARAGTDLAATITTHHLVINRNHILVGGIKPHYYCLPVAKREEHRLALREAATSGEATFFLGTDSAPHTDALKEHACGCAGCFTATNTMSILAHVFEEDGALDRLEAFTSLNGPAFYRLPTNTDRITLVKGDAVTYPSKIDTGDGTVTVFDPGFPLHWTVK; encoded by the coding sequence ATGACACACAGCCTCGCGATCCTTCGCCCCGATGACTGGCACCTGCATCTGCGTGACGGCGCGATGCTGAACGCCGTGCTGCCCGAAACCGCCCGCCATTTCGCCCGCGCGATCATCATGCCCAACCTGATTCCCCCCGTGGTGACGGCGGCGGATGCGGCGGCCTATCGCGACCGGATCATGGCCGCCCTGCCCGAAGGGGCGGCGTTCGAACCGCTGATGACCCTTTACCTGACGGAACAGACCGATCCCGCCGATCTGCGTGCGGCGGTGGAGAGCGGTCTGGTCAAGGCCGTCAAACTCTATCCCGCCGGGGCCACGACCAATTCCCACGGCGGCGTGCGCGACTTCGACCGTGTGCGCGGCGTGCTGGAGACGATGGCCGACCTGGGCACCCCCCTGTGCATCCATGGCGAGGTCACGACGCCCGAGGTCGACATCTTCGACCGCGAGGCGGTCTTCATCGACACCGTCCTCGACCCGCTGCGCCGCGCCACCCCCGGCCTGCGCGTGGTGATGGAACACATCACGACCGCCCAGGGCGTGGCCTATGCCCGCGCGGGCACCGATCTGGCGGCGACGATCACGACGCATCATCTGGTCATCAACCGCAACCACATCCTCGTGGGCGGGATCAAGCCGCATTACTACTGCCTGCCCGTCGCCAAGCGCGAGGAACATCGTCTGGCCCTGCGTGAAGCAGCGACCAGCGGCGAGGCGACGTTCTTCCTCGGCACCGATTCGGCCCCGCATACCGACGCGCTGAAGGAACATGCCTGCGGCTGCGCGGGCTGCTTCACCGCCACCAACACGATGTCGATCCTTGCACATGTGTTCGAGGAAGACGGCGCGCTGGACCGGCTGGAGGCCTTCACCTCGCTGAACGGACCTGCCTTTTATCGCCTGCCCACCAACACCGACCGCATCACGCTGGTGAAGGGTGATGCCGTCACCTACCCGTCGAAGATCGACACGGGCGATGGCACCGTCACCGTGTTCGACCCCGGCTTCCCCCTGCACTGGACCGTCAAATGA
- a CDS encoding orotate phosphoribosyltransferase has product MIPTAFPPRDEIARLTARMLLEIKAVHFNADTPFTLASGLPSPTYIDCRKLISYPRIRATLMDFMTVTVMRDAGFEAFDNIAGGETAGIPFAAMVAERMALPMTYVRKKPKGYGRNARIEGAMTEGQRVLLVEDLTTDGGSKLSFVDAIRDTGATCAHTAVIFYYGIFPDTEKTLADHGVQLHHLCTWWDVLAEARASAAFDEATLTEVESFLNAPRAWQDARRA; this is encoded by the coding sequence ATGATCCCCACCGCCTTTCCCCCGCGCGACGAAATCGCCCGCCTGACCGCCCGCATGTTGCTGGAGATCAAGGCCGTCCATTTCAACGCCGACACGCCGTTCACGCTGGCATCGGGCCTGCCGTCGCCCACCTATATCGATTGCCGCAAGCTCATCTCCTATCCCCGCATCCGCGCGACGCTGATGGATTTCATGACCGTGACCGTCATGCGCGACGCGGGGTTCGAAGCGTTCGACAACATCGCGGGCGGCGAGACGGCGGGCATCCCCTTCGCCGCCATGGTGGCCGAACGGATGGCCCTGCCCATGACCTATGTGCGCAAGAAGCCGAAAGGGTATGGCCGCAACGCCCGCATCGAAGGCGCCATGACCGAAGGCCAGCGCGTTCTGCTGGTGGAGGATCTGACCACCGACGGCGGATCGAAGCTGTCTTTCGTCGATGCGATTCGCGACACGGGCGCGACCTGCGCCCATACGGCGGTCATCTTCTATTACGGCATCTTCCCCGATACGGAAAAGACGCTGGCCGATCACGGGGTGCAGTTGCACCACCTGTGCACCTGGTGGGACGTGCTGGCCGAAGCCCGCGCCTCCGCCGCCTTTGATGAGGCGACGCTGACCGAAGTCGAATCCTTCCTCAACGCCCCTCGCGCCTGGCAGGACGCCCGCCGCGCGTAA
- a CDS encoding replicative DNA helicase: protein MNEITQFRPNQAPDADVLPHNIEAEQQLLGAILTNNDVFDRIASLCRAEHFYDPVHARIFEVAAARIQKNALASPVTLKAFLEDDAGLKELGGPSYLARLAGAAISAFAARDYAQMIYDLAVRRELIGLGRDISAKAAKVDVASEPKEQIVEAEQRLYKLGEQGVAERGFQSFLKAVTDAVNVANAAYQRDGGLAGISTGLVDLDKKLGGLHPSDLLILAGRPSMGKTSLATNIAFNIAKAYKRGITHDGHEGAVEGGVVGFFSLEMSAEQLAARILSEASEVPSEQIRRGDMTEGEFRRFVEAAKSLEACPLYIDDTPALPISQVAARCRRLKRTHGLDVLMVDYLQLLKGSSKESRVQEVSEITQGLKAIAKELNIPVIALSQLSRQVESREDKRPQLSDLRESGSIEQDADVVMFVYRDEYYKEREKPGDHDLEAMAKWQQVMEQVHGKAECIIGKQRHGPIGTVELSFEGRFTRFGNLVKPWQSGSDGF, encoded by the coding sequence ATGAACGAAATCACCCAGTTCCGCCCGAATCAGGCCCCCGATGCCGATGTCCTGCCCCACAATATCGAGGCGGAACAGCAGCTTCTGGGTGCCATTCTGACGAATAACGACGTGTTCGACCGCATCGCCTCGCTGTGCCGGGCCGAACATTTCTACGACCCCGTCCATGCCCGCATCTTCGAAGTGGCGGCGGCCCGGATCCAGAAGAACGCCCTTGCCTCCCCCGTGACACTGAAGGCGTTTCTGGAGGATGACGCGGGCCTGAAGGAATTGGGCGGCCCCTCCTATCTCGCGCGGCTGGCGGGGGCGGCGATCTCGGCCTTCGCCGCGCGCGATTACGCGCAGATGATCTATGACCTTGCGGTGCGGCGCGAATTGATCGGTCTTGGGCGCGACATTTCGGCCAAGGCGGCCAAGGTGGATGTGGCCTCCGAACCCAAGGAACAGATCGTCGAGGCGGAACAGCGCCTGTATAAGCTGGGTGAACAGGGCGTGGCCGAACGCGGCTTCCAGTCCTTCCTCAAGGCCGTGACGGATGCGGTGAACGTGGCCAACGCCGCCTATCAGCGCGACGGGGGTCTGGCGGGCATTTCCACGGGTCTGGTCGATCTGGACAAGAAGCTGGGCGGTCTGCACCCGTCCGACCTTCTGATCCTTGCAGGGCGTCCGTCGATGGGCAAGACCTCGCTGGCGACCAACATCGCCTTCAACATCGCCAAGGCCTACAAGCGCGGCATCACCCATGACGGGCATGAAGGCGCGGTCGAAGGTGGGGTCGTCGGCTTCTTCAGCCTTGAGATGTCGGCCGAGCAGCTGGCCGCCCGTATCCTGTCCGAGGCGTCCGAGGTTCCCTCCGAACAGATTCGCCGCGGCGACATGACCGAAGGCGAGTTCCGCCGGTTCGTGGAAGCGGCCAAGTCGCTGGAGGCCTGCCCGCTTTACATCGACGACACGCCCGCCCTGCCGATCAGCCAGGTCGCCGCCCGCTGCCGCCGCCTGAAACGGACGCACGGGCTGGACGTGCTGATGGTGGACTACCTCCAGCTTCTCAAAGGCTCCTCCAAGGAAAGCCGGGTGCAGGAGGTGTCGGAGATCACCCAAGGCCTGAAGGCCATCGCCAAGGAATTGAACATCCCCGTCATCGCCCTGTCGCAGCTGTCACGTCAGGTCGAAAGCCGCGAGGACAAGCGGCCCCAGCTCTCGGACCTGCGCGAATCCGGTTCGATCGAGCAGGACGCCGATGTGGTGATGTTCGTTTATCGCGACGAATATTACAAAGAACGCGAAAAGCCGGGCGACCATGATCTGGAGGCCATGGCGAAATGGCAGCAGGTCATGGAACAGGTGCACGGCAAGGCCGAATGCATCATCGGCAAACAGCGCCACGGGCCGATCGGCACGGTGGAACTGTCGTTCGAAGGGCGCTTCACCCGGTTCGGCAATCTTGTCAAACCGTGGCAATCGGGCAGCGACGGCTTCTAA